The Sediminicola sp. YIK13 genomic sequence TGGTAACCGACAAATATCCCGAGTTCCATTCCTTCGTTGGAGAAATACCCAATGGAACCGTTATGGATGGTGAGATCCTACCTTTCCCAAATGGCGATATCGGGACTTTTAATGATCTCCAGACCAGGATAGGCAGAAAGACTATTTCCAAGGCGTTGCTCAAAAAAACACCCGTCATTATAAAAGTATACGATATATTGGAATGGGAAGGAGAGGATATTAGAAAAATACCCTTTTCCGAAAGGAGAAGAATTTTAGAGGCCCTGGTGCGGCCCCTTGTAGAAAATACAGACCTACCCCTCCAATTATCGGAGACGATGGAGTTCTCCCATTGGGATGAGCTAGCCCAAGAAAGGGAACGCTCCAGAGAAGTTAAAAGTGAAGGTTTAATGCTCAAACGCAAAGAGTCCCCTTACCTAGTTGGGCGAAAAAAGGGCGATTGGTGGAAATGGAAAGTAGACCCGCTAACCATAGATGCCGTGCTAACCTACGCCATGCGAGGCCATGGTAGACGAAGCAACCTCTTTACCGATTATACCTTTGCGCTTTGGGATCAAAATGAAAAAGGCGAAAAGGAACTGGTCACCTTTGCCAAGGCCTACTCCGGACTTACCGATGCAGAATTCAGAAAGATAGACGCATGGATCAAAAAAAATACCCTGGAACGCTTTGGGCCTGTGCGCAGCGTAACACCGCATCAGGTTTTTGAAATAGCCTTTGAGGGTATTGCCATTTCCAAAAGACATAAAAGTGGGGTTGCAACGAGATTCCCCCGTATTTTAAGGTGGCGAAAAGACAAAAAAATAGAAGAGGCCAACACACTCGTAGATTTAAAGGCATTAATTCCAGGCCCAATAAGTAACCATGACTAGAGAGCAACTTTACAACATAGCCGAGGAATGGTTTTCACAACAAGGCTGGACTCCTTTTAAATTCCAAAAAGACACCTGGAAGGCCTTTTTACAAGGCAAACATGGCCTCCTCAATGCTCCCACGGGCAGTGGAAAAACCTATGCCCTATGGTTCCCCATTGTCCTCAATTACATTAAAAACAATCCAGATTACCAGACCCAACACAAAAAAGGCCTTAAAGCCATTTGGATAACACCGCTCAGGGCGCTATCCCAAGAGATCCTCCAATCAGCGGAACGGGTATCCAAGGACTTGGGGACGAATTTTACGGTGGGCATTCGTTCTGGGGATACCTCAAACAAGGAGAGGGTGCAGCAGAAAAAAAACATGCCGGACCTCCTTATTACTACCCCTGAAAGTTTACAACTATTACTGGCCTCCAAGGGCTATGACAAGATGTTCAAGAACTGTTCTGCCATTGTTGTGGATGAGTGGCACGAACTGTTGGGCACCAAAAGAGGGGTTCAAATGGAACTGGCACTCTCCAGATTAAGAACGGTCTCCAAAAAAATTCGAATTTGGGGTATTTCGGCCACCATAGGGAATTTGGAACAGGCAAGGGAGGTGCTTTTGGGCACCAATGAAGAGATTCAGGGAAATTCAGTTCTGATCAAGGCGAAGCTGAACAAAAAAATAACGGTGAAAAGCATTATTCCCAAAACAATGGAAACGTTTCCGTGGCGGGGACATTTGGGACTGCATTTATTGGAGGAAGTGGTACCCATCATCAATGCGAGTAAAACCACCTTGCTGTTTACCAATACCCGAAGCCAATGTGAAATTTGGTTCCAAAAAATCCTACATCTGCATCCGGAATATGCCGGCGAAATAGCAATGCACCATGGGAGCATCAATAAGGAGACCCGTCTGTGGGTTGAGCAAGCCATCCGAAATGAAAGCCTTAAAGCTGTGGTATGCACATCTAGCCTGGACCTAGGTGTGGATTTTGCCCCCGTAGAAACAGTGATCCAGATAGGAGGGCCAAAAGGGGTTGCCCGATTTTTACAACGGGCAGGGCGCAGTGGCCATAGACCTGGGGAAGAAAGTGTTATCTATTTTTTACCCACCCACGCCATGGAACTCATAGAAGCTTCGGCACTGCAAAGGGCGGTAAAAGAGCAGGTAGTGGAAGATCGTTTGCCCTATCTCAATAGTTATGACGTCTTGGTGCAATACCTCACTACCTTGGCAGTTTCTGATGGGTTTTTTCCCGATGAGATCTACAAGGAAATTAGTGAGACCTTTTGTTTTCAGGCCATTTCCAAAGAACAGTGGCAATGGTTGTTGAACTTTATTGTACTCGGAAGCCAAAGCCTTCAAACCTATGACGAGTATAAAAAAGTGGAGATTGAAGAGGATGGCAGATTCAAGGTAAATAGCAGAGCCGTTGCCATGCGGCATCGTTTTCAAATTGGAACCATTGTGGGAGATGCCAATTTAATTGTCAAGTATCAAAAAGGGGGATATATAGGCTCCATAGAAGAGTTTTTTATCTCCAAGCTCACCCAAGGTGACGTATTTACCTTTGCAGGAAGAAACCTGGAATTTATCCGCATAAAGGATATGCAGGTACATGTGCGCAATTCGTCCAAAAAAACCAAAAAAGTCCCTAGTTGGATGGGGGGAAGAATGAGTTTTTCCGCCCAGATGTCAGAACTCCTAAGAGAAGAGTTATACACTGCCAATGTACCAACTGCCAAACTCTCCAAAGAAATGAAAGCCCTGGAGACTATTTTTGAGCGGCAAAACTTGGAGAGCATGGTTCCCAAACCAGATGAATTTCTTATCGAAACCTTCAAGACAAGAGATGGGTACCACCATATTTTTTATCCTTTTGAGGGTCGGTTCGTCCATGAAGCTATGGGCAGCCTCTTGGCCTATCGCATCAGTCTTTTGTCCCCGGCAACCTTTTCCATAGCCTTTAACGATTATGG encodes the following:
- a CDS encoding ATP-dependent DNA ligase, coding for MKKFAQLIKTLDSTNKTNLKVAALTAYFEEAQDRDKVWTIAILSHRRPPRPVNTTLLRQWASELSNIPLWLFEESYHIVGDLAETIALVIPSSSIKTDKSLTQFLEEMLALKAKSESEKKAYLFQNWKTMDYYERFVFTKLITGGFRIGVSQKLMTKALAKATELDEDILAYKLMGNWDPSTISFQKLVLEENKSDYLSKPFPFYLAYALEDTPHNLGAIENWYVEHKWDGIRSQVIVRNDELFVWSRGEELVTDKYPEFHSFVGEIPNGTVMDGEILPFPNGDIGTFNDLQTRIGRKTISKALLKKTPVIIKVYDILEWEGEDIRKIPFSERRRILEALVRPLVENTDLPLQLSETMEFSHWDELAQERERSREVKSEGLMLKRKESPYLVGRKKGDWWKWKVDPLTIDAVLTYAMRGHGRRSNLFTDYTFALWDQNEKGEKELVTFAKAYSGLTDAEFRKIDAWIKKNTLERFGPVRSVTPHQVFEIAFEGIAISKRHKSGVATRFPRILRWRKDKKIEEANTLVDLKALIPGPISNHD
- a CDS encoding ligase-associated DNA damage response DEXH box helicase; the protein is MTREQLYNIAEEWFSQQGWTPFKFQKDTWKAFLQGKHGLLNAPTGSGKTYALWFPIVLNYIKNNPDYQTQHKKGLKAIWITPLRALSQEILQSAERVSKDLGTNFTVGIRSGDTSNKERVQQKKNMPDLLITTPESLQLLLASKGYDKMFKNCSAIVVDEWHELLGTKRGVQMELALSRLRTVSKKIRIWGISATIGNLEQAREVLLGTNEEIQGNSVLIKAKLNKKITVKSIIPKTMETFPWRGHLGLHLLEEVVPIINASKTTLLFTNTRSQCEIWFQKILHLHPEYAGEIAMHHGSINKETRLWVEQAIRNESLKAVVCTSSLDLGVDFAPVETVIQIGGPKGVARFLQRAGRSGHRPGEESVIYFLPTHAMELIEASALQRAVKEQVVEDRLPYLNSYDVLVQYLTTLAVSDGFFPDEIYKEISETFCFQAISKEQWQWLLNFIVLGSQSLQTYDEYKKVEIEEDGRFKVNSRAVAMRHRFQIGTIVGDANLIVKYQKGGYIGSIEEFFISKLTQGDVFTFAGRNLEFIRIKDMQVHVRNSSKKTKKVPSWMGGRMSFSAQMSELLREELYTANVPTAKLSKEMKALETIFERQNLESMVPKPDEFLIETFKTRDGYHHIFYPFEGRFVHEAMGSLLAYRISLLSPATFSIAFNDYGFELLSDQEIDMQQVLDNDLFSADFLLDDLQKSLNATEMARRKFRDIAVISGMVFTGYPDKGIKMKHLQSSSQLLFDVFRDYEADNLLFQQAFTETFEHQLEEGRLRLALERIEDQKIIWKDCEKPTPFSFPIITDRLREKLSSEKLADRIKKMTAKLMKK